The following DNA comes from Blastocatellia bacterium.
CGCTCAAACGTGGCATCCAGCTCAGCTTGATCCGCAATGAAATGCTCACGCATGAACTGGACGAATGCTTCGGCCGAGCCATCTTCGGGGCGCCACAGCGCGGCCACTTGCTGCACGCCGCGCTCAATGCGCGCTCGCTGCGCTTCTCCGTGTTGGGCGAGTAACGCTTGCCGGGCTTGTTCTACCGCCTTCAACGGCAGCCAGCGCGTCTTGCCGCGCTTGCGTTGGGCCAGTAACGATTGTTGCGCCGGCTGCTTCGGCGTCATTGTTCGCGCTTGGCGCGCCCGACTGGTTTTCGATTGTGTCTGCCCCATCACGCTACCCGCCCCGCTCCAACACACGAGCCAACCAACGAGCGCAGCCGCGACGATCCGACGCGCAGTCGTTGTATCTTGCATTGCTCTCATCGGCGCTACTCCAACGCGCGCTCGATCGCTTGAACGACCTTTTCACTTTCGGGTTTGTCGCGGGATTCAAAGCGGGCGATGATACGGCCTGTCTTATCCACGAGAAACTTGTTGAAGTTCCAACTGATCTTGCCTGCGAAAGCCGGGTTCGTCTCCGCGTCGGTGAGGAATTTGTAGAGCGGATGTTGATCGGCTCCCTTGACTGAGATTTTCGAGAACATCGGGAAGGTCACGTTATACCGGGTCGTGCAGAAGGTCTTAATCTCTTGATCGGTGCCCGGCTCTTGTCCGCCAAAATTGTTCGCCGGAAAACCCAGCACCACAAAGCCACGATCTTTGTAGGTCGCGTAAATCTTCTGCAACCCTTCATACTGCGGCGTGTAACCGCACTGGCTGGCGACGTTGACGATCAACATCACCTTGCCGCGATACCGATCCAGTTTGATTTCTTCTCCGTCAATGCTCTTCATGGTGAAATCGTAGATGGACATCTTCTTTTTCTCCTTCATGGATGTTGTCTGAGTTTGAGAGAAACCATACCCCGCCGCGCCGCTCATCACGACGATGATGAACAGCAGCGGTGTGATTACCTTTCCAATCGTTTGCGTGTTGATCATGCTTCATGCCTCCGCTGGAGAATCATTGTGACTTCCATTTGATGTTGCAGCCGATGCTTGGTTTTTGATCGGGGTTGACCGGCTCGCCTCGCAAGATGCTATCGAGCGCCGCGCGAATGTCACGCCCGGTCACAGGAATGAGATTGCCCGGCCGCGAATCATCCAACTGACCGCGATAGACGCATTTCAGGTCTTTGTCGAAGATATAAAAATCGGGCGTGCAGGCTGCTTGATAGGCTTTTGCCACCTCTTGTGTTTCGTCATACAAGTAGGGAAACGGATAGCCCAAACGCTCAGCCACTTCTTTCATCTTGTCAGGGGCGTCGTCCGGGTAGCCGACCACATCGTTTGAGCTGATGGCAATGAATGAAATGCCTTTCGGTTGATAGTCTTTCGCCAGTCGTACCAATTCGTGCTGAACATGCTGCACGTATGGGCAGTGATTGCAGATGAACATGATGACCGTAGCGATGTCTGATTTCAGCTCCTGCAAGCTCATCATCCGACCAGTCACCGTGTCCGGCAGCGTGAAATCAGGAGCGATTGTGCCGAGCGGTATCATGTTCGATGGTGTTGCAGCCATTTTCTTCCTCCTTGCAGTGAAAAATCAGACGTTCATTCTGCTCGCTCGCTCGATTTTTTGCAAGCGGGTGTCAATGACTTGCTCCCGAAAGAGCACTCTTTCATCGCGGCTCCAATGTTGGAACAGTGACCGACGCCCACACCATAGGCGACCCGCTCGAGGAAGTGCTATACTTGCCAGCCAATGTTCCACCTCAAGATGACGCCGAGACACGGAGACAAGGTATGATGACCGATATCTTGATGCCCCAGATGGGAGAGAGCATTGTCGAAGGGACGGTGACACGCTGGCTCAAAAAAGTGGGAGATCACGTCGAACGTGACGAGCCACTGTTTGAAATTTCCACCGACAAAGTGGATGTGGAGATTCCGTCACCCACGTCGGGCACGCTTGTTGAAATACTGGTTGAAGAAGGCAGAACGGTTGCTATCAATACCGTGGTGGCGCGCATTGGCGATGTGGCGGCTGCTCAACCGCCTGCTGCAACGGAGCCAGCTTCCGCCATCTCGCCATCGCCTGACGTAACATCAGCGCCGAGCCCCGCAGCGGCAAGCGGCGCAGCGCCGCCTCGCCGACAAAAACCGGCAACTGGCTTCCTCAGCCCGTTTGTCAGACGGATGGCGCGCATCAACAACATTGATCTTACGCAGATCAAAGGAACAGGCGCCAACGGCCGCATCACCAAAGCTGACATTGAAGCGTATCTGGCGTCCCGGCGTCTTGCTGTTGCAGCACCGGCGCCATCGGTTGAACCGGCTGCGCCGCCGGCGCCTGCGTCGGTTGCTGTGGCGCCGCCGCCACCGCAACGGCTGCCCGCCGGCGCTCGCGTCGAACCGATGTCAATCATGCGGCAGAAGATTGCCGAGCACATGGTCATGTCCAAACATACATCGGCGCACGTCACATCAGTGCACCGCGTGGACATGACACGCATCGTCAAGTTACGCGACCGCATCAAGCAAGAGTTTGAACAACGTTACGGCTTCGGTCTGACTTACTTGCCGTTCGTCATCCGCGCTACGGTGGAAGCGCTGCGTGCATTTCCCATCTTCAACGCTTCGATTGATGGAACCAACATCATCTATCATCAAGAAATCAATATCGGCATCGCCGTCGCGTTGGACAATGGGTTGATTGTTCCTGTCATTCGGCAAGCTGACGAGAAAACAATCGCCGGCCTGCAACGCGCTATCGTTGATCTGGCGACACGCGCGCGGACCCGCGCGTTGAAGCCCGAAGAGGTCGCCGGCGGCACGTTCACCATCACCAACCTGGGGAGCTTCGGCAGCCTCTTTGGCACACCTGTCATCAATCAACCGCAGGTCGCGATTCTGGGACTTGGCGCGATCGAAAAAATGCCGGTCGTCATCGAAGACGACGCCATCGCCATTCGCTCGATGGCTTACCTTGCGCTGACGTTCGACCATCGCTTGATTGACGGCGCGCTCGCTGGCCAGTTCTGCACTAAGGTGAAACAGGTGCTGGAGAACTTTCAGGAGACCGTCCTGTAACGCGCCGAGACAGTTGGAACCGCGTGGATTGATTTCGGCGCTGGCGAACTTTCAGGA
Coding sequences within:
- a CDS encoding glutathione peroxidase, with translation MSIYDFTMKSIDGEEIKLDRYRGKVMLIVNVASQCGYTPQYEGLQKIYATYKDRGFVVLGFPANNFGGQEPGTDQEIKTFCTTRYNVTFPMFSKISVKGADQHPLYKFLTDAETNPAFAGKISWNFNKFLVDKTGRIIARFESRDKPESEKVVQAIERALE
- a CDS encoding thioredoxin family protein — protein: MAATPSNMIPLGTIAPDFTLPDTVTGRMMSLQELKSDIATVIMFICNHCPYVQHVQHELVRLAKDYQPKGISFIAISSNDVVGYPDDAPDKMKEVAERLGYPFPYLYDETQEVAKAYQAACTPDFYIFDKDLKCVYRGQLDDSRPGNLIPVTGRDIRAALDSILRGEPVNPDQKPSIGCNIKWKSQ
- the sucB gene encoding 2-oxoglutarate dehydrogenase, E2 component, dihydrolipoamide succinyltransferase, yielding MLYLPANVPPQDDAETRRQGMMTDILMPQMGESIVEGTVTRWLKKVGDHVERDEPLFEISTDKVDVEIPSPTSGTLVEILVEEGRTVAINTVVARIGDVAAAQPPAATEPASAISPSPDVTSAPSPAAASGAAPPRRQKPATGFLSPFVRRMARINNIDLTQIKGTGANGRITKADIEAYLASRRLAVAAPAPSVEPAAPPAPASVAVAPPPPQRLPAGARVEPMSIMRQKIAEHMVMSKHTSAHVTSVHRVDMTRIVKLRDRIKQEFEQRYGFGLTYLPFVIRATVEALRAFPIFNASIDGTNIIYHQEINIGIAVALDNGLIVPVIRQADEKTIAGLQRAIVDLATRARTRALKPEEVAGGTFTITNLGSFGSLFGTPVINQPQVAILGLGAIEKMPVVIEDDAIAIRSMAYLALTFDHRLIDGALAGQFCTKVKQVLENFQETVL